The segment CCATGCCGAGGGTCTGGTAGACCCATGGAGAGCCGTGTGCATTGGAGTAGTCAGCCTCGCAGACGAGCATGACTGAGGGCTTGGTCCATCGCTTGCTAGGCATCGTGCAGTAGTCCTGCCCACGAACCTCTTGCTGCAGATAAGCCTTGCCGCTGAAGAAGGTCTCGAGGTCTTCGTGCAGACGACCACCACCGTTGTAGCGGATGTCGATGACGATACCATCGCATTGGTAGTACTTGCCCATCACCTCACTATAGACGGTGCGGAACTCGTCGTCGCCCATGCTCGGAATGTGTACATAGCCGAGACGACCGTTTGAGAGACGCTGTACCTCAGCTTCGCGAGCCTTGACCCAGCGCTTGTAGAGTAGTCCCGAGAAACGGCCCGAAGAGATCGGACGAACGGCCTCGGTGATCTCCTTTTGCTCCTTATTACTATAGAAGGTGACAGCTGTGAGCGTGCCCGTAGTGCCTGCGAGGAGGTCACGCCAGTCGGTGTGGTGGTCGATGCGTGTGCCATTGATCGCGACGATGCGGTCGCCAGGCTGTAGCTTGGTTAGGTAGGTGTCAAAGGGACCGCCCGTAACGATTTCATCGACGATGATCCCCTCGAGGGGTAGGGAGTACCAGTTGTAGAGTAGTCCCAGATGTCCCGTAGCTGGCTCGCTAGAGCTCTGTCTGTAACCCGAGCCGGTGTGCGATACGTTGAGTTCGCCCAGGATCTCGCTGAGCATCTCGGAGAAGTCCTCGTTCGTCGCGATATGGGGCAAGAACTGGCGGTAGTGGTCAGTCAGCCCCTTCCAGTCTACGCCGTGCATATCTGTGCGGTAGAAGCGTAGCCCCTCCTCACGAACCATAAAGTCGTACATCGCCTCACGCTCGGCGTAGCTATCTAGCTCCACACGAGCACGGTAGTTGACTGGCTCAAACTTCTTCGAGGCGGGCGTAAAGCACTGCACCCGTCCAGAGGATATGACGAAGATCTTATCCCCCTTGGGAGTGGGGCGCATATAGGCACTGCCCGAGAGGTCTAGCTGACGTAGCATGGAGGTATTGCCCTCGCGTAGGTCTGTCTGCCAGAGGTTGTACCCACCCTCAAAGGCTGAGAGGTAGTAGAGGTTCTTACCATCGGCATCTACATAAGCGTCTGCTAGGTCGCTCGAATTGGGCGTGAGCCGTACGATGCGGTCCTCGATGCCCTTGACCTCAACGATGATAGGCTTGGTCTCGTCCTTCTTAGCACTATCAGTGGGAACGGGATCAGATCCATACTGTAGCGTGTCTAGTCCAGCACGGTCGTAGAGGTCGCGCTCTTCGGGTGTCATGCTAAACTTCTCGTACGCCTTGCGATTGAGGAAAACGAGGAAAGCATCGCTCATGGAGCCCCACGAAGCGTGGTTGCGCATACCATATCGGTCTGAGGTAAAGAGGATCGCATTGCCCTCCATAACCCAGCCCGTGAGGTCGCTGAAGTAACCGGTATTGGTCAGGTTAATCACCTCGCCACCAGTCGCTCTTACCAAGCCTACGTCACCAAAGGGTGCATGGACATTGGGTGTATATCCGAAGGCTATCCAGCGACTGTCAGGACTCCACTCGTAGCTTATGTAGCCGTGCATCTCGGGCTGATCCTTGCCACTGGTAACCTGTGTGAGCTTCTTGCTCTCGACATTATATGTATAGATGCGCTTGCGGTCTCCAACGAAGGCGATCAGCTTGCCATCGGGTGAGTACTGGGGGAGGGCTTGCTCCATCTTGCACTCGGGCATGAGGGGCTCCTCCTTGATAATGGTAGCAGAGGCGAAGTCTAGCTCCTTGTCTGAGGCGATGGTCGCCTTGTAGAGGATATGCTTGCCGTCACGGCGTGAGTCGTAGACGAGCGTCTTGCTGTCGGGACTCCAGGTGACACTCTCCTCGGCGCCGGCGCTCTGGGTGATGCGCTTCGTCGTGCCATGCTCGACAGAGGTGACGTAGACATCACCACGCATGATGAAGGCTAGCTGCTTGCCGTCACTGCTGGGCGTGAAGGAGCTCCCTCCACTGCTGGCTGTGCGGCGGTACACTTTGTCCTTAGGACCCTCGGTGCGGAGGGTGATCTGCACCTTTTGCGGGGAGCGTCCCTCGGTCATGGTGTAGAGATCGCCATCGTAGGCGAAGCAGAGCCGTCCGGAGCGTGAGATACTGAGGAAGCGTACGGGGTGATTGCGGAAGCTGGTCACCTGCTGAGCGGTTTGCTCGCCGATGCGCTGCTTCCAGACGTTGAGCGAATTGCTCTTGCCTCGCTCGCTGATGAAGAAGACGGTCTGGTCATCAGGTCCGAAGACGGGTGAGAGGTCTTCGCCTGGCTCTAGTGTGCAGGCGGTGGTGGCTCCTGTCTTGGGGTCTACTATATAAATGTCTCGTGTGACGGAGCTGGTGTGGTGCTTGCGCCACTTATTCTCAAAGCCCTTGATGTCTTGCGCTACGTAGCGGTCGCCACGATGGCTGAAGGTGACAGCCTCCAGAGGACGAGCGTTGTAGAGCATAGGCGTGCCGCCATCGACAGGGATCATATAGAGCTGCGAGAGGATGCCCGAAGGATTGAGCGCACTGGTAGCAGGCTGCTGGAGAGATTCGGACATAATGATAAAGCGACCGTCGGGTGTGTAGCACTCGACGGTATGGCTATTGCCCGAGTGGTGCGTGATGCGCTTGACATCGCCACCGAGGGCTGACATAGTGTAGATGGAGCGGTGCCCATCACGATTGCTCATGAAGGCGATACGCTTGCCATCGGGACTCCATGTAGGGTGTGACTCGTACCCATCGGAGCCGGTCAGGAGACGAGCCTCGCCACCGATCGCGTCGACAATGTAGATGTCGCCTTGGTAGCAAAAAGCTATCTGATTACCATCTGGTGAGATCTGGGCGTAGCGTAGCCAACGGGGTGTCTCCTGCGCTACAGCCCCCACGAGCCAGGTGGCTGAGAGGGCTAGTAGGAGTAGGAGACGCTTGCAAAGGGAAGTGTTCCTCTTCATAAAACGGATATTCTTAGGGGTATTTACTTAGACGATAGAAGTTCGGTAGTGCGCTTGATGAACTCTTGTAGGGCAACGCCTCGTAGTTCACCAGCAGAGAGTAGAGCCAGCTCGACGATGTGACGTATCATAGGCTGCTTCTCGGCATACTGGTCGAAGAAGCTTTGCATCTCGCCGTGTAGCTCTTCTTGCTGCTTGTGGAGAGCCTCCTTCTTCTCTTGTAGTTCTTTCTTTTGCTCCTCGGTAGGCTCGGTTTGCTCCTTGGCCTCCTTGTCTAGCTCTGTGACTTGCTCTTGGAGCGTGGCGAGCTGGGAGCGCAGGGACGCAAGCTGTGGCTCTAGCTCCTTGCCCTCACCCTCTAGCAAGCTCTTGATGAGCGGGTGATCCGCATTGAGTACGAGTGAATAGCTGTCGGGGAGTGAGTTGTAGAAGGAAGCCCCAGGCTGATACTGCGACATCTCTTTCATACGGCGCATCCACTCCATACGCGTGACCACTGCTGGCTGAGCATCCTGACCCATATTACGCAGGAAGATCTGATAGTTGACCTCGCCTGTGGGGAGCGCCTTGGCAAAGAGACTACGCATGATCTCGGTCTCATGTGCGGAAGCGTCGGTCGTCGTGTCGTCACGCTGGATCAATTGGTCGACCGTGTCACTGTCTACACGTACGAAGTGTGTGTTCTCCCACTTCTGCTCTAGATGGTTGAGTAGGGGCGTGTCGAGCATGCCGTGCATGTGGAGTACGTTGTACCCCTTAGCCTCGGCAGCCTGTATGTAGCTGTACTGCGCCTCAGGATCGGTGGCGTAGAGGTAGACGAGCTTGCCGTCCTTGTCGGTCTGATTGCTCTTGACCAGCTCACGATACTCCTCGGGCGTGTAGAACTTTCCCGCCACATCCTCCAGGAGGAGTAGTGACTTGAGCGCACGCTCCTCCATCTTCTCATCGGTGAGGATACCATAATGTATGAAGACGGAGAGATCGGGCCACTTAGCTTCGTAGGTGGGGCGGTCATTTTTCATGATCTCCTCCAGCTTGTCGGCCACCTTCTTAGTAATGTAGCTGCTGATCTTCTTGACATTGCTATCAGACTGTAGGTAAGAGCGCGACACATTGAGCGGGATGTCTGGTGAGTCGATCACACCATGGAGCAAGGTCAAGTACATAGGCACGATGCTCTCCACCTCGTCAGTCACAAAGACCTGATTGCAGTAGAGCTTGATCTTGTTGCTCTGCAGATCCACCTTGTTGCTCACCTTGGGGAAGTAGAGTACTCCTGTCAAGGTGAAGGGGTAATCCACATTAAGGTGTATCCAAAAGAGCGGCTCGTCAGCTCCTGGGTAGAGCTTGCGGTAGAACTCACGATAGTCCTCGTCCGTAAGGTCTTGAGGTTTGCGGAGCCAGAGCGGGTTGGTGTCGTTGATCACATTGTCCTCCTCGGTATCCTGCATCTTGCCGTCCTTCCACTCCTGCTTCTTACCAAAGATAATGGGGATCGGGAGGAAGCGACAATACTTCGTCAGTAGCTCCTCGATGCGTGCCTGCTCGAGGAACTCGCTGCTCTCTTCGTCCAGATGCATGATAATGTCGGTACCACGCTTGGTGCGGATACCCGTACTCATCTCGTAGGCAGGCGAACCGTCACAGCTCCAGTGGACTGGCTGTGCATCTGGCTGGTAGGAGAGGGTGTCTATCTCGACACGCTCGGAGACCATAAAGGCTGAGTAAAAGCCTAGTCCGAAGTGCCCGATGATATTGCCGGAAGCATCTTTGTACTTCTCCAGGAAGTCCTCTGCTCCAGAGAAAGCTATCTGATTGATGTAACGCTCTACCTCATCGGCAGTCATACCGATACCGTAGTCTCGTACGGTGAGTGTACGCGCCTCCTTATCTAGTAGGACCTCTACACGGAGATCCTCAGTGCTGCCTACCTCCGTGCCACGAGCTATCAGAGCGCGTAGCTTGGTTGTCGCATCGACTGCGTTGGATACGATCTCACGAAGGAATATATCATGCTCACTATAGAGAAACTTCTTGATGACGGGGAATATGTTTTCACTCGTAACCCCGATTTGTC is part of the Porphyromonas asaccharolytica DSM 20707 genome and harbors:
- the htpG gene encoding molecular chaperone HtpG, giving the protein MNSNKGQIGVTSENIFPVIKKFLYSEHDIFLREIVSNAVDATTKLRALIARGTEVGSTEDLRVEVLLDKEARTLTVRDYGIGMTADEVERYINQIAFSGAEDFLEKYKDASGNIIGHFGLGFYSAFMVSERVEIDTLSYQPDAQPVHWSCDGSPAYEMSTGIRTKRGTDIIMHLDEESSEFLEQARIEELLTKYCRFLPIPIIFGKKQEWKDGKMQDTEEDNVINDTNPLWLRKPQDLTDEDYREFYRKLYPGADEPLFWIHLNVDYPFTLTGVLYFPKVSNKVDLQSNKIKLYCNQVFVTDEVESIVPMYLTLLHGVIDSPDIPLNVSRSYLQSDSNVKKISSYITKKVADKLEEIMKNDRPTYEAKWPDLSVFIHYGILTDEKMEERALKSLLLLEDVAGKFYTPEEYRELVKSNQTDKDGKLVYLYATDPEAQYSYIQAAEAKGYNVLHMHGMLDTPLLNHLEQKWENTHFVRVDSDTVDQLIQRDDTTTDASAHETEIMRSLFAKALPTGEVNYQIFLRNMGQDAQPAVVTRMEWMRRMKEMSQYQPGASFYNSLPDSYSLVLNADHPLIKSLLEGEGKELEPQLASLRSQLATLQEQVTELDKEAKEQTEPTEEQKKELQEKKEALHKQQEELHGEMQSFFDQYAEKQPMIRHIVELALLSAGELRGVALQEFIKRTTELLSSK
- a CDS encoding S41 family peptidase yields the protein MKRNTSLCKRLLLLLALSATWLVGAVAQETPRWLRYAQISPDGNQIAFCYQGDIYIVDAIGGEARLLTGSDGYESHPTWSPDGKRIAFMSNRDGHRSIYTMSALGGDVKRITHHSGNSHTVECYTPDGRFIIMSESLQQPATSALNPSGILSQLYMIPVDGGTPMLYNARPLEAVTFSHRGDRYVAQDIKGFENKWRKHHTSSVTRDIYIVDPKTGATTACTLEPGEDLSPVFGPDDQTVFFISERGKSNSLNVWKQRIGEQTAQQVTSFRNHPVRFLSISRSGRLCFAYDGDLYTMTEGRSPQKVQITLRTEGPKDKVYRRTASSGGSSFTPSSDGKQLAFIMRGDVYVTSVEHGTTKRITQSAGAEESVTWSPDSKTLVYDSRRDGKHILYKATIASDKELDFASATIIKEEPLMPECKMEQALPQYSPDGKLIAFVGDRKRIYTYNVESKKLTQVTSGKDQPEMHGYISYEWSPDSRWIAFGYTPNVHAPFGDVGLVRATGGEVINLTNTGYFSDLTGWVMEGNAILFTSDRYGMRNHASWGSMSDAFLVFLNRKAYEKFSMTPEERDLYDRAGLDTLQYGSDPVPTDSAKKDETKPIIVEVKGIEDRIVRLTPNSSDLADAYVDADGKNLYYLSAFEGGYNLWQTDLREGNTSMLRQLDLSGSAYMRPTPKGDKIFVISSGRVQCFTPASKKFEPVNYRARVELDSYAEREAMYDFMVREEGLRFYRTDMHGVDWKGLTDHYRQFLPHIATNEDFSEMLSEILGELNVSHTGSGYRQSSSEPATGHLGLLYNWYSLPLEGIIVDEIVTGGPFDTYLTKLQPGDRIVAINGTRIDHHTDWRDLLAGTTGTLTAVTFYSNKEQKEITEAVRPISSGRFSGLLYKRWVKAREAEVQRLSNGRLGYVHIPSMGDDEFRTVYSEVMGKYYQCDGIVIDIRYNGGGRLHEDLETFFSGKAYLQQEVRGQDYCTMPSKRWTKPSVMLVCEADYSNAHGSPWVYQTLGMGKVVGMPVPGTMTSVNWVTMQNPLLFFGIPAVGYRTQQGDFLENKQLEPDVVVPLDYNRVLEGHDSQLEAAVRVLLEEVKAHPQPTFPKR